TTCCTCCAATTGCCGTGGTGCTATCCGGGAACAGATCAATGTTTGCTCCTAGATCGAGATCAAGGTTCGGAACGCCATTCGCGCCGATCACGAAGTAGTCGTGCGACGCCAGAAGCGTGCCTGCCTGAATAGTGTCGGTGGTCCCAAAATAGGAGCCAGCGCCCGTGGCCGCGCCCAGTTGCCAGTACTTCAATGTCCAGCCGCTGATATCAACGGCGGAGTTGCCTGCGTTGTACAATTCAATAAATTCTCTTGTGTCGGATACTTGAGTTGAATCGGCAGCCCGCTCGTCATCGACGATTTCATTGATGACAACCTGCGCTACCACGTTTTGCCTCGGCAGGAACATAACCGCAAAACAGACGCCTAACGCACCACTGCGGATGAAACTCATCGCTGTTTACTCCGTATGCAAACTGTGAAGATTAGAGGATTGATACGCTTCCACCTGCCCCGAATCTTGCTACCAATCTAACGGTTGACGCCTGCAAAATCAAATTTTTTTGTTCCTGATTCGCGCGGATTTTGTTGAGCCACGCAGGACAACAGCGAGTTGCGAAGCGAGGCTCTGCGGGCGCATCGGGCACGTTGGGCACGAAAAACGAAGGCACTCCGATATGAACGCATTGTCATTGACGAACCTGGTCGGCTAGGATTTTGCGCTTTACGCAGAGAGAATGGCGCGAAATACGCTTTTACATCAAGTCAGATCGCTTAGAATGACGTGTGGTTCCCGTTGCACCTTCGGGCGGCGGTTGAACGAGACTTTTCAGGCGATGCTACTCAGGCGAATCGCGGCAAGTGGCCGCACTTGTTCGTTGTCGAGGAGATCAACGATGGGACGACGGCAATTTCCTTTGTGGGCTATTGGTTCGTCTTTACAGATGCGCGGTTGGCGGGGAAGCCGGCGGCGCGGTTTCCATGGTTTCACGCTAGTGGAATTGCTAGTTGTGATCGCGATTATTGGCATCCTCGTAGCGCTGTTGTTGCCGGCCATTCAGGCTGCTCGCGAGGCGGCACGCCGCATGAGTTGCCAGAACAACATGAAGAATTTAGCGCTTGCGGTGCTGAATTACGAGAATGCCCAAAAGGCATTGCCTCCGGCAGCGCAGGTCGCCGAGAATTCAGGTGAAACGTGGGCCGACGCGAGTCTCATCGATACGGCACTGAGCTGGATCGTTTACGTTCTGCCGCAGCTCGAAGGTTCCGCCATCGCCGATCAATTTGACAAGAAAACGACGCTGTCTGCGATCAACCCCAGCAATATGGCCAATCGGCCCTGGGAAGCACAGCCTTCTGTCTTGATGTGTCCTTCCGACGGTGCGATTGGTCGGACCTACACGCCCTCGGCAAGCCGTGGGGGCAGTGGCTTTCAAAACGGTTTCCGGTTTGGGAAGGGGAACTATGTGGCGTACGTTAGCCCAGAACACATTCGCAGCATGCGCATTTTTCCCGGCACTTTGATCAACGAAAGGCAACCTGTCGCAAAGATTACGGACGGCTTAAGCAAGACGATCATGCTTACCGAGGTTCGGACGCGCGACAATCCGCTGGACTCGCGGGGTGCTTGGGCCGGTGGCTTTGCCGGCGGCAGTGTTATTTCTTACGACATGCATAGCGACCACTCGCCACCTACCGGAGCGGCTATTGCCACAGTGGACTCGAGCTATAGGCGGAATACGCCCTACACGCCAATTGCGTATCCAGGCGTCGACCCTTTGCCGCCAAATGTCGGGCAAGGGTGGACGAATTTTGACTACATTCGCGAATGCCCCGAAGCAAATGTTGCCGCCATTGAAGGAATGCCATGTACAGTTCAGTCGAGTTCCCGTTCTGCCGCCGCCCCGCGCAGCATGCACACGGGTGGCGTAAACGCTGCGCATGGAGACGGCAGTGTGACATTCATCAACAACGATATTGAAATCTTTCTGCTGGCTCGTTTGGTGAGCATCAACGATGGCCAGGGCGATCGAGAGGGTAAATAGGACACGGTCAGA
This region of Pirellulales bacterium genomic DNA includes:
- a CDS encoding DUF1559 domain-containing protein, with product MGRRQFPLWAIGSSLQMRGWRGSRRRGFHGFTLVELLVVIAIIGILVALLLPAIQAAREAARRMSCQNNMKNLALAVLNYENAQKALPPAAQVAENSGETWADASLIDTALSWIVYVLPQLEGSAIADQFDKKTTLSAINPSNMANRPWEAQPSVLMCPSDGAIGRTYTPSASRGGSGFQNGFRFGKGNYVAYVSPEHIRSMRIFPGTLINERQPVAKITDGLSKTIMLTEVRTRDNPLDSRGAWAGGFAGGSVISYDMHSDHSPPTGAAIATVDSSYRRNTPYTPIAYPGVDPLPPNVGQGWTNFDYIRECPEANVAAIEGMPCTVQSSSRSAAAPRSMHTGGVNAAHGDGSVTFINNDIEIFLLARLVSINDGQGDREGK